The Candidatus Zymogenus saltonus DNA segment CGGCGTTTCGGTCTACAGGAAAGCGGGGGAGGACTTCGAGTTCATCCCGGGCCCCATCTTTCACAACTTCGTCCTCGCCGACGAGATAAACCGAACGTCCCCGAGGACACAGAGCGCGCTTCTGGAGGCTATGAGCGACGGGAGGGTTTCGGTGGAAAACCGCACCTACGACCTTGAGAGGCCGTTCATGATCCTCGCCACCCAGAACCCCCTCGAATATCACGGGACCTACCCCCTGCCGGAGTCTCAGCTCGACCGCTTTATGATGACCATCGAGATAGGGTATCCCGAAAACGATGAGGAAAAAAAGGTTGTTACAAGCCAAGGCATAGGGTCGAGGGTCGACGGCCTGAGGCCGGTCTTGACGACGGCCGAGCTGATGGCGCTTCAGTCCCTTGCCGACCGGGTTACAATAGAGGACACCCTTGTCGATTATCTGATGAGGCTTGTCAAAGCCACGAGGGGATCGAAGTATTTGAGGCTCGGGGTCTCGACGAGGGGCGCTATATTCCTTAAGAGGGCGGCCAAGGCCGCGGCGCTGATCCGGGGGAGGGGCTTCGTTGTCCCGGACGACATCAAGGAGATGGTGCTGCCGGTCTTTTCCCACAGAGTAGTCTTGAAATCGTCCTCCGTTGTCCCCCACGGGAGATCGAGGGAGGCGAGAAACGTCCTGATGGAGATCACCGAGTCGGTTCCCGTTCCACTCTGAGTCGACCGGTCGGTTAAGGTCTTGCGGTTGTCAAGGATGTCGGAGGGGGGCCCAGGAGCGATTTTATGATTCGGCTCTAAATCGCTCTCGTCGTTTTTCCGACTTTGTCAAATGTCCCGTAGATTGTCAGGCCGCATGGTTTTTGCCCTTCTACCCTTCTACTAATATATAAGAGATGTCTGACTTTACCCGCCGAACAAAAAAATGGCTGATTAGGTTCATCACACCGCCGCGAACCCTCAAGATCACGAAGGTGGGATGGTACTTTATCGCCCTTACCTTTGCGGTGGGGTTTGCCGCCGTAAACTCCGGAAACAACCTCCTCTACATCATCCTCGGCGCCATGCTCTCCTTTATCGTGGCGTCAGGCGTCATGTCCAACATTGCCCTCAGAGACCTCGTAATTACAAGGGAAATATCGGATCGGGCCTTTGCAAAGACCCCGACCCTCTACCGGTTCGGCGTGAAAAACAAGAAGAGGTTCTTCCCGTCGTACCTTATCCTGCTTAAGGACGAGGCGCCCTTTATGACAGGGGGTTTTCTCACGTATTTGGGGCCCAAGGGGGAGGAGTTTCCCGTGGTGGAGGCTCTATTTCCGAAGCGAGGCCCTTTTGCTCTCGGCAACGTGGCGGTCTCAACGAGCTTCCCATTTGGGCTCTTCACCAAGGGGATGAAGAGGAGCATAGATGAAGAGATCCTCGTCCTCCCGAGGATCAGGGAGGTTGATCCGGAGGGGTTCGATCTCAGGGGGTGGGAGGGCGAGGTGGTCGTAAGCAAGTCCGGTCACGGGGGGGAGCCCTGGGGGGTTACCGAGTATTTCCCGGGGGACAATCCGAGACATATCCACTGGAGGAGCACTGCGAAGAGAGGTGATATAATGAGAAAGGAGTTTGCCGAGGAGAGCGAGCGGAAGATCACGATAAGGCTCATCGTATCGGACAGTAACTCGGAGGACGAGATCGAGTACAAGATCGAGGCGGCCGCATCCGTGGCGGTCCGCTTTATCAGGGGTGACTACGCCGTCGGGCTGATTATCGGGAGCGAATTTCTAAAGCCGGCCAAGGGGATGGGACAGCTTGAAAAGATCCTCGAGGCGCTGGCCCTCTTCAGCCCTGGAAGGGTAACGGCCGCCCCGCCCGTGATCGACGAGGCGGATACTGGGGCGATAATCGATGTCTGACCTTTTTGACAGTCATTTCACGGCGAATCCTCTCTTTGGGTGGGCATAATGGAAGGTCTGAGAAGGACGTTCAAGATACTCACTTTCGCCGTTTGCACCTCCGGTTTCGCGGCGATGTTGTTCACCGGAGAGCTGGGGCTCCTTGAGCACGCGGCCATCTTCTCGTCGCTGATAGTCGGCTGGTTCTGGGGCGAGAGGCTCTCCAAGATTCCCAGGGCCGCGGGCGTGGCCACCGCCTCCATCATAGCTATCCTCTTCCTCTCGGTGATCGGCCTCTTCTTTTTTCACCGCTCCTTTGTAACCACGACAATAAGCTTTCTCATCTACGTCCAGGCGGTGAGGATCCTCTTTTTGAGCGAGATGAGGCACCACCTTCAGGTATATATGATAAGCCTCGCCTCCGTCCTTGCGGCGACGATCCTAACCTTTTCGCCCCTTTTCCTGCTCTCATTTCTGGTGTATCTCTTCCTGGCCACGGGCACGATGATCACATACAATTTTATCCAGAATATCGAATCGAACAATCGTTTGAGAAATAGAGAGGACGACTTTCCGGTTGACCTGAAGGGCTCGTCCCTCTTGACAATAGCGGCCGCTACCACATCATTCATACTCATTTTCTCGGCCTTTCTCTTTATCTTTTTCCCCCGTATCTCCGCCGGCTTCCTCCCTTCGGAGCTTGTCGAGCCGGTTCGCGTATCCGGCTTCTCGAAGAATGTGGAGCTGGGGGAGGTGGGAAGCCTGAAGGTCAGCTCGGCCGTCGTCATGAGGGTCGTTGTCGACAAGGGGGAGATGGAAAAGGCGGGTGTAAAAGACGTCTATCTTCGCGGCACCGCCTTTGACGTTTTCGACGGGAGATATTGGGAAAAAACGGACTACCGGAAAAACGTCATGAGAAGGATCGGCATGACCTTTATCAGCGGCGGAGAGGTCTCCGGGACGACAGTTAACCAGGAATTTTTCCTGGAGCCGACGGACGGCAGGGTCCTCTTTTCGATGACGGAGCCGGTCTCCTTCGAGGGGCCGTTTTTCAACCTCCTCGAAGACAGGTACGGCACGGTCGAGACGAGGAGGTTTTTCAACGACAAGTTGAGGTACAGGGTGAGGTCGGTGATTAATCCCGTCAGGGTAAAGGAGACCTATCTCACGCCCGGCGAGACAAAGGCCTATCTTCAGCTGCCGGGCAATATCGACGGGAGGATAAGGCCCCTAGTCGATGAGATTACGGAGGGGGCCGAAACCGACGAGATTGAGGCGGAGCGGATAAAAGATTATCTTCTCAATAATCTCTCGTACGATCTAGATCCTGGGGATGCGGGGGACGATCCCCTGGCCGCCTTCCTTTTCGTGAACAAGAAGGGCTACTGCGAGCACTTCGCAACGGCGATGGTGATGATGCTGAGGAGCGCCGGGATAAGGTCGAGGCTCGTCACCGGGTTTCTCGCCGGGGACTACAACGAGTACGGCTCTTTCTACACGGTGAGGGCGAGCGACGCCCACGCCTGGGTGGAGGCGTATTTTAAGGGGAAGGGGTGGGTAACTCTCGACCCGACCCCGCCGGCCGGGCTCGTTATGTTGAAGGAGGTGTCGGCGATAGGCAGGCTTTTCGAAAATCTCAAGATGAAGTGGAACATATATATCGTCAATTACGAGATGATCGACCAGATGGAGATGATCAAGGATGTAAGGGACATCTCGATAAAGGGGAGAAACAGCGTGTCCGACCTGAGAGAAAAGACGGGCGGCTGGATTTCGGGAATGAAAGAGGAGGGGAGGGCCTTTCTCCTCCCGATCATTGGTGTAGTAATTATCTTTATTGTAGCTATTATCGTCTATGTAGTAGTTTCTTTTGTGTTTTCCAAGGACAGCTTCTCGAAAAGAAAAGGGGAGGGGGCCGTCCGGGCGTATTTGGATGCGCTGAATCTCCTCTCCAAAAAGGGAGTGAGCAGAGATAGGTTAATGACTCCAGGGGAGTTCGGCGATCTGGTCAAAGAAAGGCTCCCGGACCTCGAAGACGATTTTTCATCCCTCAACGGGGCCTATCTGGCCGAACGCTTCGGGGACGTGGAACCCTACGGGGAGACCACCGAAGACGCCCTTCGCTCCCTTGCCAACATCAGGGAAAGGCTCAAGTGGAGCGGGGGAAAATAGCGGATACAAGGCCATTCAGGCTTTCCCGATTCTTTTCTCATTTTTCTCTCTTTTACGTTTTCACTTTTTTAATATTGCCAATGGATGAAAAAGGTGATAATACCCTTTTAAGTAAAGTCTATTTCTAAAATTATCGTTTTTTCTTTCGGGATCGTATTGATAAAGGAGGTTAAGAAAAATGGGAAAAGATACTTTTTCACTTAAGGGTAAAAACGTCCTCGTAACGGGGGGTAGCCGCGGGATCGGCATCTCGCTGGCGCTGGGGTTTGCGGATGCCGGGGCGGAAAATATCGCCATTTGTTCCAGGAAGGAGGACACGCTTCTCGATGCAAAGGGCAAAATAGAGGAGAGGGGGGCGAAGGTCATCGCCGTTCCCGCCCACCTGGGCAAGTTGGAGGATATAGACGGCCTGTTTGAAAAGATAAAGGGGGAGATGGGAACGCTCGATATTCTGGTAAACAACGTGGGGATGAATATCTTTACCCCCGCGGTCACCGATGCGGACGAGTCGCTCTGGGACAAGATAATCGACACCAACCTCAAGTCGGTCTTTCTGGTCAGCCAGAGGGGCGCCAGGATGATGAAGGATGCGGGGAAGGGGGGAAAGATCATCAATATCAGCACGGTCGCCGCGAGGAGGGCAACGCCGGGCCTCGGGATATATGGAGTGGCCAAGGCGGGGGTGGAGATGCTGACAAAGGTGCTGGCGCAGGAGCTGGCCCCCTTCAACATTCAGGTCAACGCCATCGCCCTCGCTATGATAAAGACGAAGTTCTCGGAGCCGCTCTGGTCGAATCCGGATATTTTAAAGCAGATTGCCGCCACAAATCCGATGGGGAGGATAGGCGACCCGGAAGAGGTTGTGGGGGCCGCTCTCTTTCTGGCGTCCGAGGCGTCGAGCTTCGTGACCGGGAGCGTAATACTCCTCGACGGGGGGACGACCGCTTAAGTTCCTTGGCCGATGGGTGGGAGAATTATATTTAAGAGAGTCGGCAGAGTTGGGGGGGGGGTTGCAGGAAAGAGATCGGCAGGAGTCAAGGGGGTTGGCAGGGATTAGAGGGATTGACAAGAATTGGGGGGATCGGCAGGAGGAGTTGTCCTTAAAGGGGTTGGAAAAGGAGCAATAAATGATAATCGAGCAGATGACCACGGTAGATTTTTCCAAGGGATTAAAAAAGACCAGAACGGTAATCGTCCCCATGGGTTCCATCGAGGAGCACGGCCCGCACCTCCCCATGAACACCGATATCCTCCACGCCTACGAGATCGCAAAGAAGGCGGCGGATAAGGTGCCGGTTTTTGTGGCGCCGCCCATCAACTTCGGTGTGTGCCGGAGCACGGCGGATTTCCCCGGCACGGTGGCGGTCAGGTCTACGACGCTCGTTGCTGTAGTCCTTGACGTGGTCGATTCCCTCTACAGGCACGGCATAAAAAATTTCATCCTCTACTCCGGACACGCGGGGATGAACCACGTTGCGGCAATCCTTGACGCCGCGGACCAGATAATGAACAAATACGACGATACGAGATTTTCGGTTATAACCGACCTGGAGCTGACCGACGCCGAGTTTTTCAAGCTTGTCGAGACTCCGGCGGACTCCCACGCCGGGGAGATCGAGACCTCCTTGATCATGAGTCTTGCCCCGGAGCTTGTGGGAGAGCCGGCCGAGCCCGATTTCCCGAAGTTCCCGAAGCCGTTTTTGGTAAGAGATACACAAGAGTACTGGAAGACGGGGGTCTGGGGCGATCCGAAGCGCGCCGGCAGGGAGAAGGGCGACAAGATGGTCGAGATACTCGTCAGGAATCTCGTGCGTTTGGTAGAGGAGATTGGCGGCTGATCTGATCATATATTTGCAATGAAGAAAGTTAAAGAATTTTGCCGGGAAGTTGTCATTTATATAAATTTATCTATTGACATAAGTGCTTTTTATTGGTATCATCCCCCAATCTGGTTGTGGGTGTGAGGATTTACTACGGGGTGGGGGATTTAGTGGGGGGAGATTAGTACGGAGGGGGAGGGGGGATTGACGGCTTTTTATGTGAATATTGTTTTAAATGGAGTTGTAATCCATTTGAATATATGGTAGAAGAAGGGGAAATAGTAAGTTTTGTCTACAAAACATGGAGGAGAATTTTTATGAACAAGAAACTTTTAGCGCTGTTTTTTGTTTTTGCACTGGCCATT contains these protein-coding regions:
- a CDS encoding MoxR family ATPase; this encodes MELKISEKDNGLEIEGQGEQGGHKAPERLIDELSRNVGSAIIGKADVIRHALITLLSAGHLLIEDIPGVGKSTLAHAIARSVGGSFMRIQFTSDMLPSDIIGVSVYRKAGEDFEFIPGPIFHNFVLADEINRTSPRTQSALLEAMSDGRVSVENRTYDLERPFMILATQNPLEYHGTYPLPESQLDRFMMTIEIGYPENDEEKKVVTSQGIGSRVDGLRPVLTTAELMALQSLADRVTIEDTLVDYLMRLVKATRGSKYLRLGVSTRGAIFLKRAAKAAALIRGRGFVVPDDIKEMVLPVFSHRVVLKSSSVVPHGRSREARNVLMEITESVPVPL
- a CDS encoding DUF58 domain-containing protein, whose product is MSDFTRRTKKWLIRFITPPRTLKITKVGWYFIALTFAVGFAAVNSGNNLLYIILGAMLSFIVASGVMSNIALRDLVITREISDRAFAKTPTLYRFGVKNKKRFFPSYLILLKDEAPFMTGGFLTYLGPKGEEFPVVEALFPKRGPFALGNVAVSTSFPFGLFTKGMKRSIDEEILVLPRIREVDPEGFDLRGWEGEVVVSKSGHGGEPWGVTEYFPGDNPRHIHWRSTAKRGDIMRKEFAEESERKITIRLIVSDSNSEDEIEYKIEAAASVAVRFIRGDYAVGLIIGSEFLKPAKGMGQLEKILEALALFSPGRVTAAPPVIDEADTGAIIDV
- a CDS encoding DUF3488 domain-containing protein — its product is MEGLRRTFKILTFAVCTSGFAAMLFTGELGLLEHAAIFSSLIVGWFWGERLSKIPRAAGVATASIIAILFLSVIGLFFFHRSFVTTTISFLIYVQAVRILFLSEMRHHLQVYMISLASVLAATILTFSPLFLLSFLVYLFLATGTMITYNFIQNIESNNRLRNREDDFPVDLKGSSLLTIAAATTSFILIFSAFLFIFFPRISAGFLPSELVEPVRVSGFSKNVELGEVGSLKVSSAVVMRVVVDKGEMEKAGVKDVYLRGTAFDVFDGRYWEKTDYRKNVMRRIGMTFISGGEVSGTTVNQEFFLEPTDGRVLFSMTEPVSFEGPFFNLLEDRYGTVETRRFFNDKLRYRVRSVINPVRVKETYLTPGETKAYLQLPGNIDGRIRPLVDEITEGAETDEIEAERIKDYLLNNLSYDLDPGDAGDDPLAAFLFVNKKGYCEHFATAMVMMLRSAGIRSRLVTGFLAGDYNEYGSFYTVRASDAHAWVEAYFKGKGWVTLDPTPPAGLVMLKEVSAIGRLFENLKMKWNIYIVNYEMIDQMEMIKDVRDISIKGRNSVSDLREKTGGWISGMKEEGRAFLLPIIGVVIIFIVAIIVYVVVSFVFSKDSFSKRKGEGAVRAYLDALNLLSKKGVSRDRLMTPGEFGDLVKERLPDLEDDFSSLNGAYLAERFGDVEPYGETTEDALRSLANIRERLKWSGGK
- a CDS encoding glucose 1-dehydrogenase: MGKDTFSLKGKNVLVTGGSRGIGISLALGFADAGAENIAICSRKEDTLLDAKGKIEERGAKVIAVPAHLGKLEDIDGLFEKIKGEMGTLDILVNNVGMNIFTPAVTDADESLWDKIIDTNLKSVFLVSQRGARMMKDAGKGGKIINISTVAARRATPGLGIYGVAKAGVEMLTKVLAQELAPFNIQVNAIALAMIKTKFSEPLWSNPDILKQIAATNPMGRIGDPEEVVGAALFLASEASSFVTGSVILLDGGTTA
- a CDS encoding creatininase family protein codes for the protein MIIEQMTTVDFSKGLKKTRTVIVPMGSIEEHGPHLPMNTDILHAYEIAKKAADKVPVFVAPPINFGVCRSTADFPGTVAVRSTTLVAVVLDVVDSLYRHGIKNFILYSGHAGMNHVAAILDAADQIMNKYDDTRFSVITDLELTDAEFFKLVETPADSHAGEIETSLIMSLAPELVGEPAEPDFPKFPKPFLVRDTQEYWKTGVWGDPKRAGREKGDKMVEILVRNLVRLVEEIGG